One window of Cuculus canorus isolate bCucCan1 chromosome 10, bCucCan1.pri, whole genome shotgun sequence genomic DNA carries:
- the RLIM gene encoding E3 ubiquitin-protein ligase RLIM isoform X1 — translation MEGSDSSDKGSIDQSEAQRQSQLDRLDREEAFYQFVNNLSEEDYRLMRDNNLLGTPGEITEEELLRRLHQVKEGPPQQNSDEHRGAESAEDVSNGDSIIDWLNSVRQTGNTTRSGQRGNQSWRAVSRTNPNSGDFRFSLEINVNRNNGNANPETENEPSVEPSSGEDLENSQSDSEIPRSESPSVRQPGSERSTSEELTTEEASPPRGQRRARSRSPEQRRTRARTDRSRSPINPVNETPRRSRHNTSSQTLDPSSGNEAEGSSRTRQHVTLRQHAVGTEIPSENAVLFSTPETRPVPQAAGSSETNSTSESAAPGQRPPTIVLDLQVRRVRPGEYRQRDSIANRTRSRSQTPNNTVTYESERGGFRRTFSRSERAGVRTYVSTIRIPIRRILNTGLSETTSVAIQTMLRQIMTGFGELSYFMYSDSDADPSGPTPNQNVDASEAQNDGGGTSSNESTDVSSGEVYEGGNEGGSTSGARREGRNTRGSVTFEESGSLPFLSLAQFFLLNEDDDDQPRGLTKEQIDNLAMRNFGESDALKTCSVCITEYTEGNKLRKLPCSHEYHVHCIDRWLSENSTCPICRRAVLASGNRESIV, via the exons ATGGAAGGGTCAGATTCTAGTGATAAAGGAAGTATTGATCAATCAGAAGCACAACGCCAAAGCCAGCTAGATCGGTTAGATCGAGAAGAGGCTTTCTACCAGTTTGTGAACAACCTGAGTGAAGAGGACTACAGGCTTATGAGAGATAACAATTTGCTAGGAACACCAG GTGAAATTACTGAAGAAGAGTTGCTGAGAAGGCTACACCAAGTTAAAGAAGGTCCGCCACAGCAAAACAGTGATGAGCATAGAG GTGCGGAGTCCGCAGAAGATGTTTCAAATGGAGATTCTATAATAGACTGGCTTAATTCAGTCCGACAGACGGGAAATACAACACGAAGTGGCCAACGAGGAAACCAGTCTTGGAGAGCAGTGAGCCGGACTAATCCAAATAGTGGTGACTTCAGATTCAGTTTGGAAATAAATGTCAACCGTAATAATGGGAATGCAAATCCAGAAACTGAGAATGAGCCATCTGTAGAGCCTTCCAGTGGGGAGGATTTGGAAAACAGCCAAAGTGACTCTGAAATTCCAAGGTCTGAATCGCCATCTGTAAGGCAGCCTGGATCAGAAAGGAGCACTTCGGAGGAGCTAACAACTGAGGAAGCTTCCCCTCCTagagggcagaggagagcaAGAAGCAGGAGTCCAGAACAGCGGAGAACACGGGCTAGAACTGATAGAAGTAGGTCACCTATTAACCCAGTGAATGAGACTCCTCGCAGGTCTCGTCACAATACATCATCTCAAACGCTTGACCCCTCCTCAGGGAATGAAGCTGAGGGAAGCTCTAGAACTAGGCAGCACGTGACCTTAAGGCAGCACGCGGTGGGGACTGAGATACCGAGTGAAAACGCAGTTCTGTTTTCAACCCCTGAAACAAGGCCTGTTCCTCAAGCAGCAGGTTCTTCAGAAACTAACAGCACCAGTGAgtctgcagctcctgggcagAGGCCTCCTACCATAGTGCTTGATCTGCAGGTGCGAAGAGTTCGTCCAGGAGAATACCGGCAAAGAGACAGCATAGCCAACAGAACTCGGTCCAGGTCCCAGACACCCAACAACACAGTCACTTACGAGAGCGAACGAGGAGGGTTTAGGCGCACATTTTCACGTTCAGAACGTGCTGGAGTGAGAACTTATGTCAGTACCATTAGGATTCCTATCCGTAGGATCTTAAACACAGGCTTGAGTGAGACTACATCAGTTGCTATTCAGACTATGCTAAGGCAGATCATGACAGGCTTTGGAGAGCTAAGTTACTTCATGTATAGTGATAGTGATGCGGATCCTAGTGGCCCAACTCCAAATCAGAATGTGGATGCTTCAGAGGCACAGAATGATGGTGGTGGTACTTCAAGCAATGAAAGCACAGATGTTAGCTCAGGGGAGGTGTATGAAGGTGGTAATGAAGGTGGTTCGACATCTGGTGCCAGGCGCGAAGGTCGGAATACAAGGGGATCGGTCACATTTGAAGAAAGCGGTTCTCTACCATTCCTTAGCCTAGCACAGTTTTTCCTGCTAAATGAAGATGATGACGACCAACCAAGAGGACTCACCAAAGAACAAATTGACAACCTGGCCATGAGGAATTTCGGTGAGAGCGATGCTTTGAAAACCTGTAGTGTGTGTATTACTGAGTACACAGAAGGCAACAAGCTCCGTAAATTGCCTTGTTCGCATGAATATCACGTCCACTGTATTGATCGCTGGTTATCGGAGAATTCCACTTGTCCCATTTGTCGCAGAGCAGTCTTAGCTTCTGGTAACAGAGAGAGCATTGTCTAA
- the RLIM gene encoding E3 ubiquitin-protein ligase RLIM isoform X2, producing the protein MEGSDSSDKGSIDQSEAQRQSQLDRLDREEAFYQFVNNLSEEDYRLMRDNNLLGTPGAESAEDVSNGDSIIDWLNSVRQTGNTTRSGQRGNQSWRAVSRTNPNSGDFRFSLEINVNRNNGNANPETENEPSVEPSSGEDLENSQSDSEIPRSESPSVRQPGSERSTSEELTTEEASPPRGQRRARSRSPEQRRTRARTDRSRSPINPVNETPRRSRHNTSSQTLDPSSGNEAEGSSRTRQHVTLRQHAVGTEIPSENAVLFSTPETRPVPQAAGSSETNSTSESAAPGQRPPTIVLDLQVRRVRPGEYRQRDSIANRTRSRSQTPNNTVTYESERGGFRRTFSRSERAGVRTYVSTIRIPIRRILNTGLSETTSVAIQTMLRQIMTGFGELSYFMYSDSDADPSGPTPNQNVDASEAQNDGGGTSSNESTDVSSGEVYEGGNEGGSTSGARREGRNTRGSVTFEESGSLPFLSLAQFFLLNEDDDDQPRGLTKEQIDNLAMRNFGESDALKTCSVCITEYTEGNKLRKLPCSHEYHVHCIDRWLSENSTCPICRRAVLASGNRESIV; encoded by the exons ATGGAAGGGTCAGATTCTAGTGATAAAGGAAGTATTGATCAATCAGAAGCACAACGCCAAAGCCAGCTAGATCGGTTAGATCGAGAAGAGGCTTTCTACCAGTTTGTGAACAACCTGAGTGAAGAGGACTACAGGCTTATGAGAGATAACAATTTGCTAGGAACACCAG GTGCGGAGTCCGCAGAAGATGTTTCAAATGGAGATTCTATAATAGACTGGCTTAATTCAGTCCGACAGACGGGAAATACAACACGAAGTGGCCAACGAGGAAACCAGTCTTGGAGAGCAGTGAGCCGGACTAATCCAAATAGTGGTGACTTCAGATTCAGTTTGGAAATAAATGTCAACCGTAATAATGGGAATGCAAATCCAGAAACTGAGAATGAGCCATCTGTAGAGCCTTCCAGTGGGGAGGATTTGGAAAACAGCCAAAGTGACTCTGAAATTCCAAGGTCTGAATCGCCATCTGTAAGGCAGCCTGGATCAGAAAGGAGCACTTCGGAGGAGCTAACAACTGAGGAAGCTTCCCCTCCTagagggcagaggagagcaAGAAGCAGGAGTCCAGAACAGCGGAGAACACGGGCTAGAACTGATAGAAGTAGGTCACCTATTAACCCAGTGAATGAGACTCCTCGCAGGTCTCGTCACAATACATCATCTCAAACGCTTGACCCCTCCTCAGGGAATGAAGCTGAGGGAAGCTCTAGAACTAGGCAGCACGTGACCTTAAGGCAGCACGCGGTGGGGACTGAGATACCGAGTGAAAACGCAGTTCTGTTTTCAACCCCTGAAACAAGGCCTGTTCCTCAAGCAGCAGGTTCTTCAGAAACTAACAGCACCAGTGAgtctgcagctcctgggcagAGGCCTCCTACCATAGTGCTTGATCTGCAGGTGCGAAGAGTTCGTCCAGGAGAATACCGGCAAAGAGACAGCATAGCCAACAGAACTCGGTCCAGGTCCCAGACACCCAACAACACAGTCACTTACGAGAGCGAACGAGGAGGGTTTAGGCGCACATTTTCACGTTCAGAACGTGCTGGAGTGAGAACTTATGTCAGTACCATTAGGATTCCTATCCGTAGGATCTTAAACACAGGCTTGAGTGAGACTACATCAGTTGCTATTCAGACTATGCTAAGGCAGATCATGACAGGCTTTGGAGAGCTAAGTTACTTCATGTATAGTGATAGTGATGCGGATCCTAGTGGCCCAACTCCAAATCAGAATGTGGATGCTTCAGAGGCACAGAATGATGGTGGTGGTACTTCAAGCAATGAAAGCACAGATGTTAGCTCAGGGGAGGTGTATGAAGGTGGTAATGAAGGTGGTTCGACATCTGGTGCCAGGCGCGAAGGTCGGAATACAAGGGGATCGGTCACATTTGAAGAAAGCGGTTCTCTACCATTCCTTAGCCTAGCACAGTTTTTCCTGCTAAATGAAGATGATGACGACCAACCAAGAGGACTCACCAAAGAACAAATTGACAACCTGGCCATGAGGAATTTCGGTGAGAGCGATGCTTTGAAAACCTGTAGTGTGTGTATTACTGAGTACACAGAAGGCAACAAGCTCCGTAAATTGCCTTGTTCGCATGAATATCACGTCCACTGTATTGATCGCTGGTTATCGGAGAATTCCACTTGTCCCATTTGTCGCAGAGCAGTCTTAGCTTCTGGTAACAGAGAGAGCATTGTCTAA